The Astatotilapia calliptera chromosome 19, fAstCal1.2, whole genome shotgun sequence DNA segment catttcctgttcccactaggtggcgctgtccttggtgtcaaatatggcagttgaaatatgttcagggctggagccttatcatatgtgttcactttggtcaaggtcagaaaatgtatgacaaaatgaggggcaataagattttcatggcgagtcatcaaaattcgccatggcgccacggcctcatagtattgtgaaaactcaaaagctccgcaatttaacatggcacaagggtgtagttgacactgtccaaatttgaaggttatgaaatgaaaccccaaggaggagttcgcaaaagttcgaggcatggaaatggcaaaattagagccaaaatgtcaccttctcttccaaatggcggacttcctgttgggtttgcgtcaatgggcccacagacttttttgttcgtcttggcatgatacacatgtgtgccaaatttcatacatgtagctcaaacgatgtggtcgtagggctgcatttaacaaggcataggtggcgctctagagccatttcccagtgctcatatgtaaaaccattaaaatacaaaatttttcaccagacctggcatgtgtgcaaaatttcatgagtttttgagcatgtttaggccctcaaaaaggcccttgtttcgcctgaataataataataataataataataataataataataagaaacggagcagatacaatagggccttcgcactctcggtgctcgggccctaataataataataataataataataataataataataataataataagaaacggagcagatacaatagggccttcgcactgtcggtgctcgggccctaattaaagctgcaagcagcgttatgagggccctcgcacccccggcgcgtcgagccacgcccaacacctaaaaccagcacctccgatctgatgtcacattgatggaattcatgcatttaaccaccagctaacatttcaactcattcattcatgattaGTTAGTCgttccactaggtggcgctctaaccattatgtacaaatggcataacaaacatttccgagctcgagtctcatcacgcctgcgacctttgggagagattggatattgtgtttttgagtgacagcagattactgctttttggcgagtgattCAAACTCCACGTGCCGCCAtaaccaccccgtttccctggacgtaaaaagcttcgcaatttaaaatcacaaaggtctttagattccacaCACTGGAGAATGgttcaatatgatgaaatcccttggaggagttcgtcaaagtatgaagcctgaaaagaggagaaaatgtcgccaaaattgcacattaattttaaaatggctgacttcctgttggatttgggatattgctccaagagacttttttgtacatcttgatatctcctATAAGCCTACCAGGTTTCAGattcatacataaaacacagagctggggctgtggttttgaaattttgtagggggcgctgtggagccattttgggatattcaatgaaaatgatcacataacaaCAAAGCCTTCGTCACAttggaggtgtgtgccaaatttcaagcctctataaacttgccaagaccctcaaaagccacttcatctttcatcgtgaacagcgttgccaccagggtgcgccgttcagtttaaagtcacaatttttgcactgaagcatcacgagggactgatggtgatattcaccgcttttgaggtggccacgatgaacctgtgaaaatcagtacaacaaaattaaagccatgacatttcctgttgccactaggtggcgctgtccgtatttccgacaatgggcacatcaatctgttcagggcgcgtctgacatcatgcctgtaaagtctggtactgatcagactggatttcattgagttatactaatttgtttcttcatggcgtgacatcaaagttcgccatgctgctggggtcacaccctttcgcgaaaagtcacagttttcactgtaacccaagaccaactccttaaggctttcctggagaaatttgaggctgcagatgtcacccatcactatactgtaccccaaagtgtaaaacatgacatttcctgttcccactaggtggcgctgtccttgaggtcaaatatggcagttgaaatatgttcaggggtggagccttatcatatgtgttcactttggtcaaggtcagaaaatgtatgacaaaatgagaggcaataagattttcatggcgagtcatcgaaattcgccatggcgccacggcctcatagtattgtgaaaactcaaaagctccgcaatttaacatggcacaagggtgtagttgacactgtccaaatttgaaggttAAGAAATGaaaccccaaggaggagttcgcaaaagttcgaggcatggaaatggcaaaattagagccaaaatgtcaccttctcttccaaatggcggacttcctgttgggtttgcgtcaatgggcccactgacttttttgttcgtcttggcatgatacacatgtgtgccaaatttcatacatgtagctcaaacgatgtggtcgtagggctgcatttaacaaggcataggtggcgctctagagccatttcccagtgctcatatgtaaaaccattaaaatacaaaatttttcaccagacctggcatgtgtgcaaaatttcatgagtttttgagcatgtttaggccctcaaaaaggcccttgtttggggtgaataataataataataataataataataataataataataagaaacggagcagatacaatagggccttcgcactctcagtgctcgggccctaataataataataataataataataagaaacggagcagatacaatagggccttcgcactctcggtgctcgggccctaaatAGTTGGGTGTAGCTCCAAGTCACACATGGGGAAAAAGCCATTTCAAGACCCCAGACTCCTAAAAAGTGAAAATTTGTGTGTCAGAGTAGACTCTGCTCTCTAAGCTGAggtgtttctgtttgatttttttcagctcTGCGCAAGCTAGACCTCAGTAACAACCATATCAAGAAACTTCCTGCCACCATCGGTGACCTCAGCTGTCTTTCCGAACTCATCCTTCACAATAACCACCTGGAAGCCTTCAGCGAGGCACTCTGTCTGTCCACCCTCCAGCGGACCCTCCAACACCTGGACCTCAGCCAGAATCGCTTACAGACGCTCCCTGCTCAGTTCTGCCAGCTCAGAGAACTCGTGAACCTTAAACTGGACGATAACGCACTCCTGTGTTTGCCGTTCCACATCGGCCGACTCTCGAAGCTGAGGTTCCTGTCCGCGGCACACAACCAGCTGACTGTACTGCCCGGTGACTTCCGCAAGCTGAGTCTAGAGAACCTGGACTTGTTCGGAAATCCATTCATCCAGCCCAACCCTCTGGACCACAAAATGCAGCTTACATTCCCACTTCCACTTCAGGAGTTGGCCTCCAGAGCCGTGGCCAATCTCAGGTTAGATTTACATGCTGCTCTGCATCCAGTTTAGACCTCACTGTGGTTCTCTAGCAAGTATAAAACTCATTAATCCTTTATTCTTTCTGTCACTTTACAGAATCCCATATGGACCTCACCTTATCCCTGCTCACTTGTGTCGGGACCTCAAAATAGCCAAGACCTGTTACTGCGGTTGCATCTGCATCAGTTTCTACATCAAGACTGCAGTGAGCATGAACCTCCACCAAGTCTCTCACACAGTTGTGCTGGTGGATGACATGGGAGGCACAGACGCACCGGTGGAGCAGCACTTCTGCTCGCTTTCCTGCTACTCCGAATTCTTAGACAACTCCCTCCAGAGAGGAACCAGATGAGGACGGAGACCTATTTGATCGAAAAACATTGCCGCCTAGAAACCTCTGTGCACGCGCATGTGTGCGCTGCAGTAGGTAGCATTGTGGGATACAGTCTAAGAGTACGTGAAGAGGAAGCTGCAGTGGTAAATGGCTTTGCCGTAGTTTCCTTAtgctgcctttgtgtgaaaagacaatattaaatttgttgtgtttttaaaaagagcttCAAGCTGTTTGTTATATGCTTACATTTATGTTCTGAGGCAGTTTCCGTTTATCAAAATGGGCTCTGAGACAAGCATGAATATGTTACCTCTTGCTCCATCTGAAACAGAGTGGCACTTACTGTACGTTATGATAGCAGGCAGCACAAGACCTTGTGTTGCTGGCAAGTCTcttaacagtatttttttttccttccttgtgTTTAAAGAGACTGCAGGTTCACCCACTGACCTACTTCCATCAGACAGGGGAATTACAAGATTAGATAAATTTCCTGAAAACAGTGCCTCAGGGTCAATGACTAACAACCAAAGGGAGGTGCTTTTTACTGTGCAAATGACCCACAATTTTTACATATGTGaaagattaaataaaagtaTTCATTGTCATGTCTTAAGTACTTTATTCTGTTGGATCCAAATGATTTATTCCCCATTTTTGTCACAAGTTTGCATGAAATCAGCAAAAAAGGAACGtcaggtttttaaaaattacgAGCAATGTTTCTGCATCCTTCACAGCACCATCAGTCCAGCTCGTACATTAGAGTGTTTAGGAAGGTGAACCCAGCTGATGATGTATGATCACTGATTACTATCTCATTTCCATCCTTATCAATTTCCCTCAGTAATACAGGTGGAGGCTTGTTACGTTGTAAGACTGGTGAGATTTGCTCCGTCTGCAGGTCATCTTCATCCATTTCCTGCTTTGCTGAGCCTACAGTGACGTCTTCAGAGCAGAAGGTGACCCGCTGGCCCGATTCTCCTCCACTTGATGTCTTCACGTTACGTGTTGGATGCGTATCCTTGGACTTCACAACCCTCTCAGAAGTGTCGCACTCATCCATAGCTGTTTTTCTGGCTTCGTCACTGGATGTCTGGTTCTGAAATGCTGCATCTTGTTCCATCTGGCACAAAATTGAtgaaagaagaggagagaaaaatcaGTAGTTTGTAGAAACTTGTACCAACAAACTGAATTTTACAATTGATCTCACCTGCGCCTTTCCTGctacatttgcttttttcttttcagtcttttcttggATATCTGAAGGTTTCATTTTGGATGCCTCCTCCAAACTAGAGGCCAGATTTACATCTTCCTCTCTTATTGCACCATGGGATTGTTCAGTGGAGattaaaatgtgctgattttcaATCACAAGGCCCTCATCATCAGCCACTGGGCCTCTTTTCAGGGCAAAAGCTTCACACAGAGTATCATCATCCTCTGCTGCTCTGTCGCATCCACCTTCACTTGACTTCTCATCTTCATTCTGATTACCTTGTTTTGCCCATTGCTTCTCCTCTTTTAATTTGTCCTCCTCCTGCGCTTTTCTGCCTTCGTGACCTTCagttactgtttcctcctccacATGTTCCTGGCCCTTCTTCCATTTTGCCTCATCTGCACCGATCGCCTCTTCCCTAATTTGTTCTCCTTTCTCTTGAACTCcgtcttcctctttttcactattttccccccctttctccTGCATGGGATTTTCAGTTTGTCTTTCTTCCTTTAATTCAGCCCCTTTCTGTAGCTCCTGCTCCCTCTTCTCCCCTtccctgtttttctgtttgtcttcttcttcaacCTCACTTTTGTCCTCCTCGCTCTCATCACAACTTGCACTCTTATTGTTGGCCATTGCTGGCCCTTCAAATAAATCAGGAGGCAAATTATGAGGAAGAACAGGCAGGGTGACGATGAGCTGTCCTCTCTGTTTGTTGAACTTGGCCTCTCCTTTGTCTTCATCCACGGGGTAGGCTAAATGTAGTTCCAATCTGTAGGCTGGTTTCTTGGTCTCCAGCAGCAGTTGCTTCTCTTTTACTTCAAGGCTTGTGTCTTTGACAGATTTTAGAAGAGGCAAATCAACAGTCACCACAATCTCTTTGGGCCTGGGGCTTTGGGCTGAGTCTCTAGAGCATCTAAAGTCCTGGAGATCAATAAGTGATCGATACTTTACTGTATAGTTCGGCTTGGTTGGCTCTCTGGTTTTCAGTAAGCTTTGAGGTTTAGAATCAgtactgttttttgttgttcttggtGCCTCTGTGGGCTTTGATTGTGTGCTCGGTCTTTCTTCATCTGGGTATGGAAAGGCAAGGGGGTCTGGAGGGTCTGAAGACTCCTTGGCTTTGAATCCAGGTATGGCTTTTCTTATAACACAGGGCTGTGGGGtgcctttgtattttgttttcatttctctcaTGTTCTTTTTGTCCAGAGTCACTTTAAAAGTGCCCTGGATTCCCTGGATAGCTATACTGTCCACCATTTCCAGAAAGCTCTTGTTTTTGCTTGCCATGCGGGTAGTGTCAGGGTGGAAAACAACATCATAAATCATCATTTTGTTACCTTTAGGATCTGTGTCCTGCCTCCCAGGGTGCAGACTGTGAGGCAAGGACCAACACTGACCTCTGCGGCCATTCTCCGACACAACCCACTTAGATGAAGGCTTCCCAACTTTATCACTGGCGCAAAtgttgatgaaacatttctgctTGCCGTCCACGCTGGTTTTGATGGCCCTAAACGGTTCCGGGTGGATAAACTCGACGGTGTTGCCTCGCTCCTGCTCCAGGATTTTGATCCCTTCTTCGTACATTTTCCTGTTCTCGGGGTCTGATATTTCTTGGGTGTAATCCCGGAGCATTTCCCGGAATTTCTCGTCTTTGAAAGCTTTCGTAAACCTGTCGACTTCATACGCTGTCAAGTTGAGCTCTTTGAGCTTCTCCCCGAGCTCCATGCTGACACTGGGAGAACAGAAGCGCTAAGCTGAACGTAGCTCGGAGGACAGAAAATGGCCTCAAATTTCCGTGACTTTTAATCTTTGGATAAAATAAAGAGGTGaaattcaaaacacatttaTCACCTGGTCTTACTAATGTGAAAGATACGcgatatatttttcttctttaggtCCAATAATAGACGGTCCAGCGACAGTGTAGCGGAAGCAACAGTTGTGTTGATGTAACTATAGCAACGACAGGCCGGCGCAACCAAAAATACCGACtgatagcccccccccccccccctttttttttttttttacggatTAAAGGTTAAAATccaataataaacaataataaatgtCGTCATTTAACGAATGAAtaccaaaaaaatgaaatatgaatgaGAATATGAGACACTTTTAAATCCCATATTtgggaaattattttgttagAGCAGGTGAAGTCATGATGAAATGtgctaataatattaatatcattattattttattatctttttattACTGTGTTACACAATGTGACAGCATGCGGTATCAAAGGCTCGCTATATCTGTCTTaatcagtgtattcagtttgttGATGCCACAAGTTCCAACTATGGCAAAGTGCACTGCCTTCCCATCATTTTGCTTCACGTGTacatgttgaaggacctcagcttCCTTAGGAAACTCAATGTGGACACTACTCTTCTTATAACAGCCTTTGTGCTGTTCTTTCAGTTCAGCCTGTTGTCAATGTAGACACCCTGGTACTCATCCAGTGTGCTGATGTCCTTGTGCTGAAATGTGCTCCGTCTCTCTGATGTTATTTCCATTCAGAAGCTGATGATTCTTGCCAGACCACTCTATCCAACCAATGTGGAAGTATAAGAGTATTTCTGTACATGGCACGACTTGGAGTTGTACTGGAAGGCTCAGGTGTAGAAGGTGAACATGGATGGAGACAGCACACGCTCCCTGTAGAGTCCCCGTACTGCACATCACCAAATCAGACAGAGAAGGTAGTCAGAGATGGTAGATATGTTTTCTGATATTACTACCAATTCACTCCCAAATCTCTTAAACCCAGGTTTGTAACAAAATTGTGTGCAAGCGAGTGACTCTGAATAGGGTTCATAGGCACAGGGTGTTACCTAAAAACACACTGGAAGAGACTTCATCAAAGAAACACCAGATGGACTTTAGTATTAGAGCATTgcagaaaacatttcaaagttacattaaaaaattcCACTAAACTGCTGACCTTAAATGTGTAACAACGTAACGAAATTGCAAAATTTTATTTTAGGTTACAAAACAACATTTACGTGTGTCAAGGTTTGTCTTCCTATTCTCTTCTACAATGAAAAATTCCACAAACATGCCACTGCTacagttttttaaacaaatgttttcCTGACCTTTAATAGTTTAGTCTTTACTGTCATTTCAGAAAAATCTTAATTaacattttgatcatttttaaaatatgatctGTTCGGAACTGTGATCAAGGAGACATTGTATAGTAGATACAATTGGTCCCAACAATAACTCCCAGTAATACCTAAAATCTCGTCATTAGAGCATGCCACCTAATCACAACCTATGAATTAAACAAACTCTATTAATTAAAGCTTTAAGcaaataaatttgaataaaatgcATAGTACAAATAATCAATTAGCTACCCTTGAACTCTATACAGTATACTTTTTAATTTCTACTCATTATGTTATCATGTTAATGATGACATAATGGGTAGGCCGCTATTTGTGaaatatccttttttttcttcttgttttcttgttttttgtttttatattccgGGCGTGTTTTTTCCATCGTTGCAAGCAATAACATTACACAGTCCCACCAGCAGGTGTCTCCGTAGACCACAGTTCAGGTGGAACTCAGCCAGTTAGTATATCGGTTAGTAAGGCAAATGGGCGGGTGTGCGAGCGAGAGAGGTGATTGGTCGCACCCCCAGCAGTTCCTGTTCCTCACTGTGTGATTGGAAGGGGTGGACTGTTACTAGGTATGGGACCACTGCTTATGaaactgcgtgtgtgtgagagagaaagcggCATCACAAAGAGACAGTACATCTTTAtgattcataaaaaaataaagttctaACAGTTTCTCAGAACTTTGCACGAAAAAAGGTCAGGCATGTGACTTTATTCTAAACACCAGTCCACATATGCTAAATACACCAGGGACATTATAATGAACTTAGTAGAGTATTATGCAAGAGCTGTAACTCGTGCCCTCCTTGCTCCCATGTGACAGATCTGAATGTGCTCAAATATGCTTCTAATGAACTCCAATACAGAACAACCAACTTGCCTGTCTGTTCTGACTCATCTGGCTCTGTCTCTGAGCTAATGAACAGGACGCGATGTCCCCAGATGGATTTGCCAAAAGAGCTTTTATAACACCCAGAAAAAAATCATTCAACCAGCAGGAAGCTACCCACAGGCCAGTCAGCACATTTGAAAGAACATGA contains these protein-coding regions:
- the lrr1 gene encoding leucine-rich repeat protein 1, with protein sequence MKLQCDVEVVNRMLPTFGMKSRGKGTRAVLSIGKHLDKTTQRSNIYLMICTAKDRAGSKYKLKGNIEKFFTWFVEEGKATVRLKEPAVDICLSKADSNSLKNFLSAARLADRGSDTSSLPLSTLTPVRARDVEQPKKKLAIVSKKDYPLTSNFPHSLEQLQVSYCKLSRVDMRMLSLKALRKLDLSNNHIKKLPATIGDLSCLSELILHNNHLEAFSEALCLSTLQRTLQHLDLSQNRLQTLPAQFCQLRELVNLKLDDNALLCLPFHIGRLSKLRFLSAAHNQLTVLPGDFRKLSLENLDLFGNPFIQPNPLDHKMQLTFPLPLQELASRAVANLRIPYGPHLIPAHLCRDLKIAKTCYCGCICISFYIKTAVSMNLHQVSHTVVLVDDMGGTDAPVEQHFCSLSCYSEFLDNSLQRGTR
- the dnaaf2 gene encoding protein kintoun → MELGEKLKELNLTAYEVDRFTKAFKDEKFREMLRDYTQEISDPENRKMYEEGIKILEQERGNTVEFIHPEPFRAIKTSVDGKQKCFINICASDKVGKPSSKWVVSENGRRGQCWSLPHSLHPGRQDTDPKGNKMMIYDVVFHPDTTRMASKNKSFLEMVDSIAIQGIQGTFKVTLDKKNMREMKTKYKGTPQPCVIRKAIPGFKAKESSDPPDPLAFPYPDEERPSTQSKPTEAPRTTKNSTDSKPQSLLKTREPTKPNYTVKYRSLIDLQDFRCSRDSAQSPRPKEIVVTVDLPLLKSVKDTSLEVKEKQLLLETKKPAYRLELHLAYPVDEDKGEAKFNKQRGQLIVTLPVLPHNLPPDLFEGPAMANNKSASCDESEEDKSEVEEEDKQKNREGEKREQELQKGAELKEERQTENPMQEKGGENSEKEEDGVQEKGEQIREEAIGADEAKWKKGQEHVEEETVTEGHEGRKAQEEDKLKEEKQWAKQGNQNEDEKSSEGGCDRAAEDDDTLCEAFALKRGPVADDEGLVIENQHILISTEQSHGAIREEDVNLASSLEEASKMKPSDIQEKTEKKKANVAGKAQMEQDAAFQNQTSSDEARKTAMDECDTSERVVKSKDTHPTRNVKTSSGGESGQRVTFCSEDVTVGSAKQEMDEDDLQTEQISPVLQRNKPPPVLLREIDKDGNEIVISDHTSSAGFTFLNTLMYELD